A stretch of the Solanum dulcamara chromosome 6, daSolDulc1.2, whole genome shotgun sequence genome encodes the following:
- the LOC129891429 gene encoding uncharacterized protein LOC129891429 isoform X1 — protein MEASPILVCSKLPSSFGCNVSKLNTFSYRPFHKQLVSKFCINNLQQPRRNLEIPKSHLRRSIPLGDVNSSLSRPYIGWFRSSLLSVQCSGSYSNAAETDGPNPVFESIKGFSLESLKMGFSLLTPFKVLKWGLVFSVAIAASKWTMNVLMNPFFWMYFSMTWLYWPWLVAISLASYSLYCLNKHLRGEANAFEQFAIVTSAFTWLTLVPPAHFNGFLEGWPVVFFFVYHYFFFLNVSIRKRLYGDYNPREHDPRWDISLPNWQKLLFCVGVMVGHWLAAFEGPELHLIPGGWNNLGIWGLILLTLFMQYHSTLYLAKYSEKVVVPTAVVQFGPYRFVRHPIYASTMLLFVAYCVALRAPLSALFIAVVCSVYYGNKAKLEESLMVENFGERYMEYTSKVRYKLIPYVY, from the coding sequence ATGGAAGCATCGCCAATTCTCGTCTGTTCAAAGCTACCCTCTTCGTTCGGCTGCAATGTATCAAAACTAAACACTTTTTCTTATAGACCTTTCCACAAACAGTTGGTGAGTAAGTTCTGTATAAACAACTTACAACAACCCCGAAGAAATCTTGAAATACCCAAATCCCACTTGCGTAGATCAATTCCCCTTGGTGATGTCAATTCTTCTCTTTCACGGCCATATATTGGTTGGTTTCGATCGTCGTTACTGTCAGTCCAGTGTTCGGGTTCATATTCAAATGCAGCAGAAACAGATGGTCCAAACCCGGTATTTGAAAGCATAAAGGGGTTTTCTTTGGAGTCACTGAAGATGGGTTTTTCTCTATTGACTCCATTTAAAGTGTTAAAGTGGGGTTTGGTGTTTTCTGTTGCTATTGCTGCGTCCAAATGGACGATGAATGTACTGATGAATCCATTCTTTTGGATGTATTTTAGTATGACATGGTTATATTGGCCATGGTTGGTGGCTATAAGTCTTGCAAGTTATAGTCTTTATTGCTTAAACAAGCATTTACGTGGGGAAGCAAATGCATTTGAGCAATTTGCAATTGTTACTTCAGCTTTCACTTGGCTTACACTAGTCCCACCTGCACATTTCAATGGTTTTCTTGAAGGCTGGCCTGTTGTGTTCTTTTTTGTATAccattatttctttttcttgaatGTGAGTATACGAAAACGACTGTATGGTGATTATAACCCAAGAGAGCATGACCCCAGATGGGATATTAGCCTACCCAATTGGCAGAAGCTGTTGTTTTGTGTTGGGGTTATGGTTGGTCATTGGCTTGCAGCGTTTGAAGGCCCAGAGCTGCATCTTATCCCTGGTGGATGGAACAATTTGGGTATTTGGGGTTTGATTTTGTTGACGTTGTTTATGCAATATCATTCCACATTGTATTTAGCTAAGTACTCAGAGAAGGTGGTTGTGCCTACTGCTGTCGTACAGTTTGGTCCATATCGGTTTGTTCGCCATCCCATTTATGCTTCAACCATGCTCTTGTTTGTTGCTTATTGTGTTGCTCTTAGGGCGCCTTTGAGTGCTCTCTTCATTGCTGTCGTTTGCTCCGTCTACTATGGGAACAAAGCTAAGTTAGAGGAAAGTTTGATGGTAGAGAACTTTGGGGAGAGATATATGGAGTATACAAGTAAAGTTAGATACAAGCTTATTCCTTATGTTTATTAG
- the LOC129891429 gene encoding uncharacterized protein LOC129891429 isoform X2 — protein MEASPILVCSKLPSSFGCNVSKLNTFSYRPFHKQLVSKFCINNLQQPRRNLEIPKSHLRRSIPLGDVNSSLSRPYIGWFRSSLLSVQCSGSYSNAAETDGPNPVFESIKGFSLESLKMGFSLLTPFKVLKWGLVFSVAIAASKWTMNVLMNPFFWMYFSMTWLYWPWLVAISLASYSLYCLNKHLRGEANAFEQFAIVTSAFTWLTLVPPAHFNGFLEGWPVVFFFVYHYFFFLNVSIRKRLYGDYNPREHDPRWDISLPNWQKLLFCVGVMVGHWLAAFEGPELHLIPGGWNNLGIWGLILLTLFMQYHSTLYLAKYSEKVVVPTAVVQFGPYRLIGIQPQPTPRHQAQRERKRTPLTGPTPVE, from the coding sequence ATGGAAGCATCGCCAATTCTCGTCTGTTCAAAGCTACCCTCTTCGTTCGGCTGCAATGTATCAAAACTAAACACTTTTTCTTATAGACCTTTCCACAAACAGTTGGTGAGTAAGTTCTGTATAAACAACTTACAACAACCCCGAAGAAATCTTGAAATACCCAAATCCCACTTGCGTAGATCAATTCCCCTTGGTGATGTCAATTCTTCTCTTTCACGGCCATATATTGGTTGGTTTCGATCGTCGTTACTGTCAGTCCAGTGTTCGGGTTCATATTCAAATGCAGCAGAAACAGATGGTCCAAACCCGGTATTTGAAAGCATAAAGGGGTTTTCTTTGGAGTCACTGAAGATGGGTTTTTCTCTATTGACTCCATTTAAAGTGTTAAAGTGGGGTTTGGTGTTTTCTGTTGCTATTGCTGCGTCCAAATGGACGATGAATGTACTGATGAATCCATTCTTTTGGATGTATTTTAGTATGACATGGTTATATTGGCCATGGTTGGTGGCTATAAGTCTTGCAAGTTATAGTCTTTATTGCTTAAACAAGCATTTACGTGGGGAAGCAAATGCATTTGAGCAATTTGCAATTGTTACTTCAGCTTTCACTTGGCTTACACTAGTCCCACCTGCACATTTCAATGGTTTTCTTGAAGGCTGGCCTGTTGTGTTCTTTTTTGTATAccattatttctttttcttgaatGTGAGTATACGAAAACGACTGTATGGTGATTATAACCCAAGAGAGCATGACCCCAGATGGGATATTAGCCTACCCAATTGGCAGAAGCTGTTGTTTTGTGTTGGGGTTATGGTTGGTCATTGGCTTGCAGCGTTTGAAGGCCCAGAGCTGCATCTTATCCCTGGTGGATGGAACAATTTGGGTATTTGGGGTTTGATTTTGTTGACGTTGTTTATGCAATATCATTCCACATTGTATTTAGCTAAGTACTCAGAGAAGGTGGTTGTGCCTACTGCTGTCGTACAGTTTGGTCCATATCG